The DNA segment TTTTTTCGAGTGTATGCATTTTCATCTGAGTGCAGATCGCGTCCGGTTTAGCCATTATAAATATTTTTCCCGGTATCTCTCTCTGCATTCTCTGTATTAACCCTATTTCCGTTGTCACTATGAATTTTCGGTGCGGTGATGTTTTAGCGTAATTATACATTTGACTTGTGCTACCTATGAAATCAGCTCTTTTTAAAACTTCAGGGGAGCATTCAGGGTGAGCCATGAGGATCGCGTCAGGGTGTTCCATCTTCATTTTTAGAGGTTCATATGTAAACTGGCTGTGAACATAACAGTGCCCGTATTCGGGGATGGGGATTATTTTCTTATCCGGAAGTCGGTCTTGAACGTATAAAGCTAAATTTTTATCAGGCCCGAATAATATTGTTTCGCTTTTAAGTTTTTCAGCTATTTTAACCGCGTTTGAAGAAGTGCACGTTACATCCGCTTCAGCTTTAGTTTCAGCCCATGTGTTAACGTAGACCATTACCTCCGCGTCCGGGTGTTTTAACCGTGCTTCTCGTATTAGACTCGCGGGGAGCATCGCCGCCATAGGGCATTTAGCGTTTCTATCAGGGATCAAAACTTTTTTATCAGGGTTGAGAATTGATGCTGTCTCAGCCATGAAATCAACGCCGCAGAATACTATATAATCGACATCCTTGATCTGGGAGGCTTTAACTGAAAGCTCATATGAGTCTCCTATATAGTCAGCTATCTCCTGAATATCTATTGTCTGATAGTTGTGAACGAGTAAAACAGCGTTTTCACTTTTTTTAAGTTGAAGAATTTCTTTCTGGAGCGGTGTAAGCAATATTTCTCCTCCAAATATTTAAGCTAATAGAATTAGCTGATTATTCATTATAAATTTTTTTTCTCA comes from the Candidatus Odinarchaeum yellowstonii genome and includes:
- the nadA gene encoding quinolinate synthase NadA, translated to MLTPLQKEILQLKKSENAVLLVHNYQTIDIQEIADYIGDSYELSVKASQIKDVDYIVFCGVDFMAETASILNPDKKVLIPDRNAKCPMAAMLPASLIREARLKHPDAEVMVYVNTWAETKAEADVTCTSSNAVKIAEKLKSETILFGPDKNLALYVQDRLPDKKIIPIPEYGHCYVHSQFTYEPLKMKMEHPDAILMAHPECSPEVLKRADFIGSTSQMYNYAKTSPHRKFIVTTEIGLIQRMQREIPGKIFIMAKPDAICTQMKMHTLEKIKEVLVNKDKIVKVESKIADKARKAILRMVELTNA